One genomic region from Microcystis panniformis FACHB-1757 encodes:
- a CDS encoding saccharopine dehydrogenase family protein, which yields MEKTVLILGGTGRIGQSVALDIINHTAAKIIITGRKEKAIKLLPRMQFLALDLEEIDKLRQAIKKSDLVIHCAGPFHYRDGRVVKICIEEKVNYIDVSDHRSFYQKLIPYRELAIKAGITAVVNTGIFPGISNSIVREGVEQLDRVETIRLNYAVAGSGGAGLTVMRTTFLGLKKPFLAWIEGKWQEIEPYTAREVIDFPAPLGKTGVYWFDMPETYTFAESFPVQNVITKFGSIPDFYNHLTWITAHIFPDAWVESSRGIEFFSQVSYRMTEVTDKFSGIGVAMLAKVAGWQGQQKAVYQATMVHENTAQAAGWGTGSVAELILGAKLQKAGIYPVEQVLSTELFHATMKKRGIKLDRSCAIVA from the coding sequence ATGGAAAAAACTGTTTTAATTTTAGGTGGCACTGGTCGCATTGGTCAAAGTGTCGCCCTAGATATTATTAATCATACTGCAGCTAAAATTATTATCACAGGACGCAAGGAAAAAGCGATTAAATTACTGCCAAGAATGCAGTTTTTGGCTTTAGATTTAGAAGAAATAGACAAGCTTAGACAGGCAATTAAAAAGAGTGATTTAGTTATTCATTGTGCTGGTCCCTTTCATTATCGCGATGGCAGGGTAGTAAAAATTTGCATCGAAGAAAAAGTCAATTATATTGATGTTAGTGATCATCGTTCTTTTTATCAAAAGTTAATCCCCTATCGAGAATTAGCGATAAAAGCGGGAATAACTGCCGTGGTTAATACGGGAATTTTCCCCGGTATTTCTAATAGTATAGTGCGAGAGGGAGTCGAACAGTTAGATAGGGTAGAAACGATCCGTTTAAATTATGCCGTAGCCGGTTCAGGAGGTGCGGGATTAACTGTGATGCGGACAACTTTTCTCGGTTTAAAAAAGCCTTTTTTAGCTTGGATTGAGGGAAAATGGCAAGAGATTGAACCCTATACTGCTAGAGAAGTAATTGACTTTCCCGCTCCTTTGGGTAAAACTGGTGTTTATTGGTTTGATATGCCAGAAACCTATACTTTTGCTGAATCTTTTCCAGTGCAAAATGTGATCACAAAATTTGGTTCTATTCCCGATTTTTATAATCATTTAACTTGGATTACTGCCCATATTTTTCCCGATGCTTGGGTAGAAAGTTCTCGGGGAATCGAGTTTTTTTCCCAAGTTAGTTATCGCATGACAGAAGTAACCGATAAATTTTCGGGAATTGGGGTAGCAATGTTAGCAAAAGTCGCCGGATGGCAAGGGCAGCAAAAAGCAGTTTATCAAGCAACTATGGTTCACGAGAACACTGCTCAAGCAGCTGGCTGGGGAACTGGCAGCGTGGCAGAATTAATCTTAGGGGCAAAACTCCAAAAAGCCGGGATTTATCCCGTGGAACAGGTGTTATCCACAGAACTATTCCATGCTACGATGAAAAAAAGAGGTATTAAACTCGATCGCTCCTGTGCAATTGTGGCTTAG
- a CDS encoding sensor histidine kinase: protein MLKGSLPKLSDIFPPTDHQDRETFTPNAFYPNLSEWLKRSHLKAESEWFAAIAALENILLQNQNNAAAGRGLILSGPTALVRESKALTGFKFGVFTVKALKHLPWLGLQLPSQEKSAADISPTEIHELPLLPTDPIANERFCLVFSESFALLLVLGEDQWGLSSFQFSFDPVLTQQAWQQLRQRLVNLRYPQIETLEAIIEANGSPSPDYRLVSQFSRQLLQNLPDQSNLDLKKTKSPINAEITPPKEDNSNLESGCDLELLRALTHEIRTPLTTIRTITRLLLKRAKVTEDVEKYLETIDLECSEQIQRMELIFRAAELGINPLGDKPIQLIPIALEKVFQDSIPRWQKQAKRRNVNLEVNVPKKLPSVISDPNLLDQMLNGVVEKCTRSMASGGLLQVHISTAGNQLKMQFQTQIKSPNLTLKALGKVLMFQPETGSLSLNMKVTKNLFQALGGKFIVREKPEEGEILTIFLPLGRIK, encoded by the coding sequence ATGTTAAAGGGGTCTTTACCGAAATTAAGCGATATTTTCCCGCCGACTGACCATCAGGACCGGGAAACTTTCACCCCCAATGCTTTTTATCCTAATTTATCAGAATGGCTCAAGCGATCGCATCTAAAAGCGGAAAGTGAATGGTTCGCAGCGATCGCCGCTTTAGAAAATATCTTATTACAAAACCAAAATAATGCTGCCGCCGGTCGGGGTTTAATTCTCTCCGGTCCGACGGCTTTAGTCAGAGAAAGCAAGGCTTTAACGGGTTTTAAATTCGGTGTTTTCACCGTTAAAGCTTTAAAACATTTACCATGGCTGGGTTTGCAATTGCCTTCTCAGGAAAAATCCGCCGCCGATATTTCCCCGACAGAGATTCATGAATTGCCTCTCTTGCCAACGGATCCGATTGCTAATGAAAGATTTTGTCTGGTTTTTAGCGAAAGTTTCGCTCTTTTGCTGGTTTTAGGCGAAGATCAGTGGGGTTTATCCTCTTTTCAATTTTCCTTTGATCCCGTCCTCACTCAGCAAGCTTGGCAGCAGTTGCGGCAACGATTAGTTAATCTGCGTTATCCGCAAATCGAGACTTTAGAGGCAATTATCGAGGCTAATGGCAGTCCCTCGCCGGATTATCGTCTAGTTAGCCAATTTAGTCGCCAATTACTGCAAAATTTACCCGACCAGTCTAACTTAGACCTGAAAAAAACGAAATCGCCTATCAATGCCGAAATCACTCCGCCAAAGGAAGATAATTCTAATTTAGAATCGGGTTGTGATTTGGAATTATTGCGCGCTTTAACCCACGAAATTCGCACCCCTTTAACCACCATTCGCACCATTACCAGATTATTGTTAAAACGGGCCAAAGTAACGGAAGATGTGGAAAAATATTTAGAAACAATCGATTTAGAATGTAGTGAACAAATTCAGCGCATGGAATTAATTTTTCGAGCCGCAGAATTGGGTATTAATCCTCTGGGGGATAAACCGATTCAATTAATTCCAATTGCTCTAGAAAAAGTCTTTCAAGATAGTATTCCCCGGTGGCAAAAACAAGCTAAAAGGCGCAATGTCAATTTAGAAGTTAATGTACCGAAAAAATTGCCTTCGGTAATTAGCGACCCGAATTTATTGGATCAAATGTTAAATGGAGTCGTGGAAAAATGTACTCGCAGTATGGCTAGTGGTGGCCTGTTGCAAGTACATATATCAACGGCAGGAAATCAATTAAAAATGCAGTTTCAAACTCAAATAAAATCACCTAATCTTACCCTCAAAGCTTTGGGAAAAGTCCTAATGTTTCAACCAGAAACCGGTAGTTTAAGTCTGAATATGAAGGTAACTAAAAACCTTTTTCAAGCTTTGGGAGGTAAATTTATTGTGCGTGAAAAACCCGAAGAAGGTGAGATTTTAACCATTTTCTTGCCCCTCGGACGCATTAAATAA
- a CDS encoding DEAD/DEAH box helicase, whose protein sequence is MKILHGTWIPQSTDEFIQKGSFYLWGETSTPKKSRTTADNYHPFQLSKEELTSFLTGELGIVQSNYNPLSRQFVPRYFLLPSQDNQPLPSLELLRYLEKEPPENSQWQSWQIDCYPLNPVLKLLNDLHFICLYNSSEIQLGADLLFWYHYSQAFKEIILKDNYIPAFKYRELATNNQKTANFAIYPLWEIISATYETNLDHYLEYLPRICLAGAENPHASPQLYDPKTLLRHFSECLLNEIVTNTAIPASFDKKIGETIIGDCLSVTKAAGFLQTAAALEKYQQWQTWRQQLLGDQNISSFSLGFKLTEAPEDNIEQWQITFILISKQDPSLRLELDEYWYAVPDTRTSIQAHFGQDLDKNILLSLGYAARIYPTIWQGLETDKPTGFSLNLTEAFTFLKETAWILEDAGYKVIIPAWWTPQGRQRAKVRLKTTSKSGKSTPVSKGIFSLENIIEYQYELAIGEETISQEEWQQLINTKTPLVKFRGQWVELEQNKMQQMLDFWQKYQQENPEMNLIELMKKAAEYPEEIIVETDDFLGSMLEKLQNPSQLEPIENPPQLQGTLREYQKRGVAWIQYLEQLGLNGCLADDMGLGKTLQVIARLIGEREGDNNVLPTLLVAPTSVVGNWAKEIEKFAPHLQVLIHHGSKRYQDENEFQTVASQKDIVITSFTLVRKDLKLFNSQSWQRLVIDEAQNIKNPKAAQTKAILSLSAQHRLALTGTPVENRLLDLWSIFNFLNPGYLGKETQFRKAFEVPIQKQNDRLQSTVLKKLVEPFILRRVKTDKQIIKDLPDKVENKQYCNLTKEQASLYEVVIKEVEKQLEEAEGIKRKGLILSTLMRLKQICNHPRQFLQDNSAFTPERSHKLERLGEMLEEVILEGDSLLIFTQFTEIGDSLQKYLKQTFRYNTYYLHGGTSQPKREQMIEEFQHPETEPSVFILSLKAGGVGITLTKANHVFHFDRWWNPAVENQATDRAFRIGQQKNVFVHKFVTLGTLEERIDEMIEEKKKVANAIVSNDESWLTELDNESFRQLIALNKQTII, encoded by the coding sequence ATGAAAATTCTTCACGGTACTTGGATTCCTCAATCAACGGACGAATTTATTCAGAAGGGTAGCTTTTATCTTTGGGGAGAAACTAGCACCCCGAAAAAGAGTCGCACCACTGCCGATAATTATCATCCTTTTCAGTTAAGCAAAGAAGAATTAACTAGCTTCCTTACCGGAGAGTTAGGAATAGTTCAATCGAATTATAATCCTCTTAGTCGGCAATTTGTCCCCCGCTACTTTCTTTTACCTAGCCAGGATAATCAACCTTTACCTTCCTTAGAATTACTGCGTTATCTAGAAAAAGAACCCCCAGAAAATAGCCAATGGCAATCTTGGCAAATTGATTGTTATCCCCTTAATCCTGTACTTAAACTGCTCAATGATCTGCACTTTATCTGTCTTTACAACTCCTCAGAGATTCAGTTAGGTGCAGATTTACTTTTTTGGTATCACTACAGTCAAGCTTTTAAAGAAATAATTCTCAAAGATAACTATATTCCTGCCTTTAAATATCGAGAATTAGCTACAAATAACCAGAAAACCGCTAACTTTGCCATCTACCCTCTTTGGGAAATTATATCAGCAACCTACGAAACCAATCTCGATCACTATCTCGAATATCTTCCCCGCATTTGTCTTGCTGGTGCTGAAAATCCCCATGCTTCACCACAATTATACGATCCCAAAACCCTACTCCGGCACTTCTCCGAATGTCTCCTCAATGAAATTGTCACTAATACGGCAATTCCTGCCAGTTTTGATAAAAAAATTGGCGAGACAATTATAGGTGACTGCCTCTCTGTGACTAAAGCTGCTGGATTTCTGCAAACTGCCGCTGCCTTAGAAAAATATCAACAGTGGCAAACTTGGAGACAGCAATTACTAGGAGACCAAAATATATCTAGTTTTAGCCTTGGTTTTAAACTAACGGAAGCGCCAGAAGATAATATTGAACAGTGGCAAATTACCTTTATCCTCATCTCTAAACAAGACCCCTCCCTGCGATTAGAATTAGACGAATATTGGTATGCAGTCCCCGATACTAGAACAAGCATACAAGCGCATTTTGGTCAAGATTTAGACAAAAATATTTTACTAAGTTTGGGTTATGCTGCCCGTATTTATCCCACCATTTGGCAAGGATTAGAAACGGATAAACCGACGGGATTTTCTCTAAACCTTACAGAAGCTTTTACTTTCTTAAAAGAAACTGCTTGGATTTTAGAAGATGCGGGATATAAAGTGATTATTCCCGCTTGGTGGACTCCCCAAGGTCGTCAGCGCGCCAAAGTTCGGCTAAAAACTACTTCTAAATCGGGCAAATCTACCCCCGTTAGTAAAGGGATTTTTAGCCTCGAAAACATCATTGAATATCAATATGAATTAGCCATCGGTGAAGAAACTATTAGTCAAGAGGAATGGCAACAATTAATTAACACCAAAACACCCCTAGTTAAATTTCGAGGTCAATGGGTAGAATTAGAACAAAATAAAATGCAGCAAATGCTGGATTTTTGGCAGAAATATCAGCAGGAAAATCCTGAGATGAATCTGATTGAATTAATGAAAAAAGCTGCCGAATACCCAGAAGAAATTATTGTTGAAACCGATGATTTTTTAGGTTCTATGCTAGAGAAATTACAAAATCCTAGTCAACTAGAACCGATCGAAAATCCTCCCCAATTACAGGGAACGCTGCGGGAGTACCAAAAGCGGGGGGTTGCCTGGATTCAATACCTAGAACAATTGGGGTTAAATGGTTGTCTTGCTGACGATATGGGACTGGGAAAAACCCTACAGGTAATTGCTAGATTGATTGGGGAAAGAGAGGGAGATAATAATGTTTTGCCAACTCTGCTAGTTGCACCCACTTCTGTGGTGGGAAATTGGGCAAAAGAAATTGAAAAATTTGCCCCCCATCTTCAGGTTTTAATTCACCATGGTAGTAAGCGCTATCAAGATGAGAACGAATTTCAGACAGTAGCTAGTCAAAAGGATATCGTCATTACTTCTTTTACCTTAGTTCGCAAGGATTTGAAATTATTTAACTCGCAATCTTGGCAACGTTTGGTAATTGATGAAGCACAAAATATCAAAAATCCTAAAGCAGCACAAACTAAAGCAATCTTGAGTTTATCTGCACAACATCGTCTCGCATTAACGGGAACTCCTGTGGAAAATAGACTGCTTGATTTATGGTCAATTTTTAACTTCCTTAACCCCGGTTATTTAGGCAAAGAAACTCAATTTCGTAAAGCTTTTGAAGTGCCAATCCAAAAACAAAATGATCGTCTCCAGTCCACGGTTCTCAAAAAATTAGTGGAACCTTTTATTCTGCGTCGGGTAAAAACCGATAAGCAGATAATTAAAGATTTGCCTGATAAAGTGGAAAACAAACAGTATTGTAATTTAACTAAAGAACAAGCTTCTCTCTACGAAGTTGTTATCAAAGAAGTGGAAAAACAATTAGAAGAAGCAGAGGGAATAAAACGCAAGGGATTAATTTTATCTACCCTGATGCGCTTGAAACAAATTTGTAATCATCCCCGTCAATTTCTACAGGATAACAGCGCTTTTACTCCTGAGCGATCGCATAAGTTAGAGCGTTTGGGAGAAATGCTAGAAGAAGTAATTTTAGAGGGAGATAGTCTGCTAATTTTCACTCAATTTACCGAAATCGGTGACTCCTTACAAAAGTACCTCAAACAAACTTTTCGCTATAATACTTATTATCTTCACGGGGGGACTTCTCAACCAAAACGAGAACAAATGATCGAAGAATTTCAACATCCCGAAACAGAACCTTCCGTATTTATTTTATCCCTAAAAGCTGGGGGAGTGGGGATTACTTTAACCAAAGCAAATCATGTTTTTCATTTTGATCGTTGGTGGAATCCTGCGGTGGAAAATCAAGCAACCGATCGCGCTTTTAGAATTGGTCAACAAAAAAATGTTTTCGTGCATAAATTTGTTACTTTGGGAACCTTAGAGGAAAGAATTGATGAAATGATCGAGGAAAAGAAAAAGGTAGCTAATGCTATTGTTAGTAATGATGAATCCTGGTTAACGGAATTAGATAACGAAAGTTTTCGTCAGTTAATCGCATTGAATAAACAGACAATTATTTAA
- a CDS encoding SWIM zinc finger family protein: MNKFSKTWWGQRFIEALEEFTDSARLSRGRSYAKNDKVKNYEIDGNLITAQVRGSINPYFGVYKEPLYKVSIEIKPITKAEWSQALYNLGSRASMISKLLLKEVPDNIDEAFSDLNLHLLPHSQKDFITNCSCPDWENPCKHIAGVYYLVASQLDQDPFLLFELRGISRQKLLQELAKTPLGKLLSSSIQEEKIPLNPVTSYHTKPETIPASEIIDLKEFWHSHHRLPENPQLVKSATIPAIVIKKAGDYPAFWDKDTSFIEVMEEMYQRVRNKNAGIL, from the coding sequence ATGAATAAATTTAGTAAAACTTGGTGGGGACAACGCTTTATAGAAGCATTAGAGGAATTTACCGACTCAGCGCGCTTGAGTCGAGGACGTTCCTACGCTAAAAATGATAAAGTCAAGAATTACGAAATTGACGGTAATTTAATTACTGCTCAGGTGCGAGGTTCCATTAATCCCTACTTTGGAGTTTACAAAGAACCTTTGTATAAGGTGAGTATCGAGATTAAACCAATTACTAAAGCAGAGTGGTCACAAGCTTTATATAATCTTGGTTCAAGAGCGAGTATGATCTCTAAACTGCTGCTCAAAGAAGTTCCCGATAATATTGATGAAGCATTTAGCGATCTGAATCTGCACTTATTACCCCACAGTCAAAAGGATTTTATCACCAATTGTTCCTGTCCCGATTGGGAAAATCCCTGTAAACATATTGCTGGAGTTTATTACCTCGTTGCTTCCCAATTAGATCAGGATCCTTTCCTCTTATTTGAATTACGCGGTATCTCTCGTCAAAAATTACTGCAAGAGTTAGCAAAAACTCCCCTCGGTAAGCTGCTTTCCTCCTCTATCCAAGAGGAAAAAATTCCTCTTAACCCTGTCACTTCCTATCACACTAAACCCGAAACTATACCAGCATCAGAAATAATTGATCTCAAAGAATTTTGGCACTCCCATCACCGTTTACCAGAAAATCCTCAGTTAGTTAAATCCGCAACTATTCCCGCAATTGTCATTAAAAAAGCTGGTGATTATCCTGCATTTTGGGATAAGGATACTTCCTTTATCGAGGTAATGGAAGAAATGTATCAACGGGTACGCAATAAAAATGCAGGGATACTTTAA
- a CDS encoding AAA family ATPase: protein MESLIIENFLIIKYAEIEIKEINVIIGEQSTGKSIIAKLVFLFETFLFYQVKLLVTNLQDQQELKRHIQKRFEELFPKYAWKEQVFKIVYRLDDMNFLIERYKDKSGYFKLQFTYSDNFKKFYNTTIRQVSKIAKSNNKVTQDIYSYMNDCVVKNIADFFQGNEKIFYTKILFVPASRTLFVKYFTNNIFTFLANNFDLDPLIINFGSNYENAQRLYRIINESESLFQDKKDDKKLYDQIKLISEKILSGSYAREKDQDWLYHADGRKINLIDASSGQQEALPMLLILLVFPFFATHESNQFFIEEPETHLFPSAQRDMVELFTLLYANKNCRFFLTTHSPYILTALNNKIMAANVEPVKAEKSLGYKNTIQFQDVSAYTISNGQTQSILDTEVNLIGINNLDAVSDELSQEFEEILERKAQQ, encoded by the coding sequence ATGGAATCCTTAATTATTGAAAATTTTCTGATTATTAAGTATGCGGAAATAGAGATAAAAGAAATTAATGTTATCATCGGTGAACAGTCCACTGGTAAAAGTATTATTGCTAAATTAGTTTTTTTATTTGAAACATTTTTGTTTTATCAAGTTAAATTATTAGTCACTAATCTTCAAGATCAGCAAGAACTCAAAAGGCACATACAGAAGCGATTTGAGGAATTATTTCCTAAATACGCATGGAAAGAGCAAGTATTCAAAATAGTTTATCGTTTGGATGACATGAACTTTTTGATTGAAAGATATAAGGACAAATCTGGCTATTTTAAACTACAATTTACCTATTCAGATAATTTTAAAAAGTTTTACAATACAACAATTAGACAAGTGAGTAAAATTGCCAAAAGCAATAACAAAGTCACTCAAGATATTTATTCATATATGAATGATTGTGTGGTCAAAAATATTGCTGATTTTTTTCAAGGCAATGAAAAAATTTTTTATACAAAGATTTTATTTGTCCCAGCTAGTCGCACTCTGTTTGTTAAATACTTTACCAATAATATTTTTACCTTTTTAGCTAATAATTTTGATCTTGATCCTCTGATTATCAACTTTGGCTCTAATTATGAAAATGCTCAACGCCTATACAGAATAATTAATGAATCAGAAAGTTTATTCCAAGATAAAAAAGATGATAAAAAACTTTATGATCAAATTAAATTAATTAGCGAAAAGATTCTATCAGGCAGCTATGCGCGCGAGAAAGATCAAGATTGGCTTTATCATGCCGATGGGAGAAAGATCAACCTAATTGATGCTTCAAGCGGACAACAAGAAGCCTTACCAATGTTATTAATTCTCTTAGTTTTCCCCTTTTTTGCCACTCACGAATCTAATCAATTCTTTATTGAGGAACCCGAAACCCATCTTTTTCCCTCCGCTCAAAGAGATATGGTAGAACTATTTACCTTACTTTATGCTAATAAAAATTGTCGTTTCTTTCTCACTACCCATAGTCCCTACATTCTCACAGCTTTGAATAATAAAATCATGGCGGCTAACGTTGAGCCTGTCAAAGCGGAAAAATCTTTAGGTTATAAAAATACTATTCAATTTCAAGATGTGTCAGCCTACACAATTAGCAACGGACAAACTCAAAGTATCTTAGATACAGAGGTGAACTTGATTGGTATCAATAACCTCGATGCTGTCTCCGATGAACTTAGTCAAGAGTTTGAAGAAATCTTAGAAAGAAAGGCTCAACAATAA
- a CDS encoding potassium channel family protein: MNQESLSFVHGNVKLADRFLVCGLGSLGQHCVKSLKEFGVSVVGIELIQPPSWEINDFPDLLEEIIIGDCRQKNILARAGIDRCRAALIVTSDERINATTALIIRQLNPHTRLVVRSSKDNLNQLLKERLGNFIAYEPTQLPANAFALATLGTETLGFLHLDGQKLRIIQRQISPEDGLLDRFLGDLNTPTRRLLAHTAPDEPLRAGFYQWSPTTTIRAGDTITTIETTYQNIDATRQKPSNSRQKLRHFWQKLGKETQQFWQLSFQQQIHRVAFLSVFIIILLVIIGTFLFHLYAPRASFISALSGTAILLLGGYGDVFGASNPEDLNAVPWWMQLFSLFLTLAGTAFIGVLYAILTETLLSSRFQFIPNRPPVPQQNHIVIVGLGRVGKEVANLLLEMQQAIVGVSLNRDFDATILPKMPLMTGNIEESLKNVNLDRAKSIAIVTDDEILNLEVALTTRKLNPQSYLVIRTTDDNLSQQLSQILPQSHILGTNTVAAEAFTGAAFGENIIYLFRWAQKTILVTEYEIEAGDTLNGSSLGDIAYGYRVVPILHQRERQAPKLMPEDYLNLRIGDRIVVLATINGLRRVEQGRRTPKTWRVRVEKAFNRNIAAEAPTVISRFSNCPLKTASDLMENLPATLGAPLYEQQAIRLVSELKKIQVQALAIPINPKSS, encoded by the coding sequence ATGAACCAAGAATCTCTCAGCTTTGTCCATGGGAATGTCAAGTTAGCCGATCGCTTTTTAGTCTGTGGATTGGGTAGTCTCGGACAACACTGCGTCAAGTCTTTAAAAGAGTTTGGGGTTAGCGTTGTCGGTATCGAACTAATACAGCCTCCCAGTTGGGAAATTAACGATTTTCCCGATTTATTAGAGGAAATAATTATCGGTGATTGTCGTCAAAAAAACATTTTAGCAAGAGCGGGAATCGATCGCTGTCGGGCTGCTTTAATTGTCACCAGTGATGAGCGAATTAATGCCACCACTGCCCTAATTATTCGGCAATTAAATCCCCATACCCGCTTAGTGGTGCGTTCTTCTAAAGATAATCTCAATCAGCTACTTAAGGAACGTTTAGGCAATTTTATCGCCTATGAACCTACCCAACTACCCGCCAATGCCTTTGCTTTAGCCACATTAGGCACAGAAACCCTCGGTTTTTTGCATCTCGACGGTCAGAAATTGCGGATTATCCAGAGACAAATTAGTCCCGAAGATGGTTTACTCGATCGCTTTTTAGGTGATTTAAATACCCCCACCCGTCGTCTGTTAGCACACACAGCCCCCGATGAACCTTTAAGGGCCGGATTTTATCAATGGTCCCCCACCACCACTATCCGGGCCGGTGATACCATTACCACCATCGAAACTACCTATCAAAATATCGATGCTACCCGCCAGAAACCGTCAAATTCTCGCCAGAAGTTGCGGCATTTTTGGCAAAAATTAGGCAAAGAAACCCAACAATTCTGGCAATTGAGTTTTCAGCAGCAAATTCACCGGGTGGCTTTCCTGTCAGTATTTATCATTATCCTCCTAGTAATTATCGGGACTTTTCTTTTCCATCTCTACGCCCCGAGAGCTTCCTTTATTTCCGCTCTTTCAGGAACGGCGATTCTTTTATTAGGTGGTTACGGTGATGTTTTCGGTGCCTCTAACCCCGAAGATTTAAATGCAGTCCCCTGGTGGATGCAGCTATTTAGTCTCTTTTTAACCTTAGCTGGAACCGCTTTTATCGGGGTTCTCTACGCTATTTTGACAGAAACTTTATTATCATCAAGATTTCAATTTATCCCTAACCGTCCCCCAGTTCCCCAACAGAATCATATCGTTATTGTGGGCTTAGGTCGAGTCGGCAAAGAAGTGGCTAATTTATTACTAGAAATGCAACAGGCGATCGTCGGGGTCAGCTTAAATAGGGATTTTGATGCGACTATCCTGCCAAAAATGCCCCTGATGACGGGAAATATCGAAGAATCTTTAAAAAATGTCAATTTAGATAGGGCCAAAAGTATAGCGATTGTTACCGATGACGAAATCCTCAATTTAGAAGTGGCCCTAACCACCCGCAAACTCAACCCCCAAAGCTACTTAGTCATCCGCACCACCGACGACAACCTTAGTCAACAATTAAGTCAAATTCTGCCCCAATCTCACATTTTAGGAACCAACACCGTAGCGGCAGAAGCCTTTACGGGGGCCGCTTTCGGAGAAAATATCATCTATCTGTTCCGTTGGGCGCAAAAAACGATTCTGGTGACGGAATACGAGATCGAAGCTGGAGATACTCTCAATGGTAGCTCGCTCGGGGATATTGCCTACGGTTATCGAGTCGTGCCGATCCTACACCAACGAGAACGGCAAGCCCCGAAATTAATGCCCGAAGATTATCTCAACTTACGCATCGGCGATCGCATTGTGGTGCTGGCCACCATCAACGGACTGCGACGGGTGGAACAGGGTCGTCGCACTCCCAAAACTTGGCGCGTGCGGGTGGAAAAAGCCTTTAATCGCAATATTGCCGCGGAAGCGCCCACCGTAATCAGTCGTTTTTCTAATTGTCCCCTGAAAACCGCCAGCGATCTCATGGAAAATTTGCCAGCAACCCTGGGCGCCCCCCTCTACGAACAGCAGGCGATTCGATTAGTTTCCGAGTTAAAAAAAATTCAAGTTCAAGCGCTGGCTATTCCCATTAACCCGAAATCGAGTTAA